A single genomic interval of Spinacia oleracea cultivar Varoflay chromosome 6, BTI_SOV_V1, whole genome shotgun sequence harbors:
- the LOC110778738 gene encoding oxysterol-binding protein-related protein 2B isoform X6, with translation MLSEFAQVQRKLNFLCKERSSLLDTLRQLEAANIDAEAPGINDNEYQLSKNEYSSLERSKYSECSTTESSDDTEKQDVEEASDEEESCYYDSKDFFTESPSHLIGSGMDTKGQGADVKDAWPKEAPNEALCSHIERRIKLPDPVEKEKPVSLWSMIKDNVGKDLTRVCLPVYFNEPISSLQKCCEDLEYSYLLDRAYEYGKAGDSLMRIVNVAAFAVSGYASTEGRLCKPFNPLLGETYEADFPEKGIRFFSEKVSHHPTLIACHCEGRGWKFWADSNLKTSFWGQTIQLDPVGVLTLEFDDGEIFQWSKVTTSIHNLILGKIYCDHHGMMHIRGNRQYSCNLKFKGQTFLDRNPRQVQGCVEDGVGSRVATVFGTWDDSIYYHKGDGKNKRKDTSSSDNASLVWRRTKHTPNLTRYNLTPFAITLNELTPGLKEQLPPTDSRLRPDQRHLENGEYEMANAEKLRLETRQRMSRKLQEDGWRPRWFDREGEDGPYHYKGGYWEAKDKGNWDGCPNIFGEIVEASDNFTEE, from the exons ATGCTATCTGAATTCGCACAAGTACAACGAAAGCTCAATTTTCTATGTAAGGAAAGATCCAGTTTGCTCGACACATTAAGGCAGTTGGAG GCAGCTAATATTGACGCTGAAGCCCCAGGAATCAATGATAATGAATATCAACTTTCGAAGAACGAATACTCAAGCCTAGAGCGTTCGAAATATAGTG AATGTAGTACTACTGAGTCATCTGATGACACCGAGAAACAAGACGTGGAGGAGGCATCagatgaagaggaatcttgCTATTATGATTCAAAGGACTTCTTTACTGAATCTCCATCTCATCTTATTGGCAGTGGTATGGACACCAAAGGTCAAGGTGCTGATGTGAAAGATGCTTGGCCTAAAGAGGCACCAAATGAAGCTCTATGTTCACACATTGAAAGGCGTATTAAGCTTCCTGATCCAGTTGAAAAGGAGAAACCAGTCAGTCTTTGGTCTATGATCAAAGACAATGTAGGAAAAGATCTTACAAGGGTATGTCTCCCAGTGTACTTCAATGAACCTATATCATCACTTCAGAAATGCTGTGAAGACTTGGAGTATTCTTACCTTTTGGACCGGGCATATGAATATGGTAAAGCG GGAGACAGTCTTATGAGAATTGTGAACGTTGCAGCTTTTGCGGTTTCTGGTTATGCATCTACCGAGGGCCGGCTCTGTAAACCTTTTAATCCTTTGTTAGGGGAAACTTATGAAGCTGACTTTCCTGAGAAAGGAATTCGGTTTTTCTCTGAGAAG GTAAGCCACCACCCCACTCTCATAGCATGCCATTGTGAAGGCAGAGGGTGGAAGTTCTGGGCGGATAGTAACTTGAAGACCAGCTTTTGGGGTCAAACAATTCAGCTTGATCCAGTTGGAGTATTGACTCTTGAGTTCGATGATGGAGAGATATTCCAATGGAGCAAG GTTACAACTAGCATCCATAATCTTATCCTTGGAAAAATTTATTGTGACCATCATGGGATGATGCACATACGTGGTAACCGTCAGTACTCGTGCAACCTTAAATTTAAAGGGCAGACTTTTCTTGACAGGAATCCCCGCCAG GTTCAAGGTTGTGTTGAAGATGGCGTTGGGAGCAGAGTAGCAACAGTATTTGGGACATGGGACGATAGTATTTATTATCATAAAGGAGATGGAAAGAACAAGCGTAAAGATACAAGTTCATCAGATAATGCTTCCTTGGTTTGGAGGAGGACCAAGCATACCCCTAATCTTACTCGATACAACTTAACTCCATTTGCCATTACTCTCAATGAGCTGACTCCTGGACTTAAG GAGCAGCTTCCCCCAACAGATTCAAGGCTTAGACCTGACCAGCGTCATCTTGAAAACGGGGAGTATGAAATGGCGAATGCTGAGAAGCTACGCCTGGAGACAAGGCAGCGAATG TCAAGGAAACTACAAGAAGATGGATGGAGACCCAGATGGTTTGACAGAGAAGGTGAAGATGGACCTTACCATTATAAAGGTGGATATTGGGAGGCTAAAGACAAGGGAAATTGGGATGGGTGTCCAAATATATTCGGAGAAATTGTTGAAGCCTCTGACAACTTCACTGAAGAATAA